A stretch of Candidatus Zixiibacteriota bacterium DNA encodes these proteins:
- a CDS encoding SpoVG family protein: MEITEVRIILRDEEKLKGFANVTFDNAFVIRGMKIISGNKGYFVSMPSRRRPDGTHQDVAHPVNNETRRLIEEKVLAAYEAELKAKSKG; the protein is encoded by the coding sequence GTGGAGATAACCGAAGTTCGCATCATCCTTCGCGATGAGGAGAAACTCAAAGGTTTCGCCAATGTCACCTTTGACAATGCTTTCGTGATACGCGGTATGAAAATAATATCCGGGAATAAAGGGTATTTCGTTTCCATGCCGAGCCGAAGGCGGCCCGATGGGACCCACCAGGATGTGGCTCATCCGGTCAATAATGAAACGCGACGTTTGATTGAGGAGAAGGTTTTAGCCGCCTACGAGGCGGAACTGAAAGCCAAAAGCAAAGGTTAA